From Cystobacter fuscus DSM 2262:
TGATGATCCTCTACGTGCTCTTCGGCGGGATGATCGCCACCACGTGGGTGCAGATCGTCAAGGCGGTGCTCTTGCTCGCGGGTGCGAGCGCGCTCGCGTTGATGGTGCTCGCGCGCTTCTCCTACAACCCGCTGCTGCTCTTCCAGGAGGCGGTGAAGCAGTACGGGCCGGAGACGCTGGCGCCGGGCAAGCTCGTGTCCAACCCGCTGGAGACGGTGTCGCTGGGACTGGCGTTGATGTTCGGCACGGCGGGCCTGCCCCACATCCTCATGCGCTTCTACACGGTGCCCGACGCGAAGGCGGCGCGCGGCTCGGTGTTCTACGCGACGGGGCTCATCGGCTACTTCTACCTGGTGACGTTCATCCTCGGCTTCGGCGCCTCGGTGATCGTGGGCCGGAGCACCATCACCCAGGTGGACAAGGGCGGCAACATGGCCGCGACGCTCCTGGCCGAGGCCGTGGGTGGCACGCCGTTCCTCGGCTTCATCTCCGCGGTGGCCTTCGCCACCATCCTCGCGGTGGTGGCGGGGCTCACGCTGTCGGGCGCGGCGGCGCTGTCGCATGACCTGTGGACGCACGTGGTGCGCAAGGGCCAGTCGCCCGAGCACGAGCAGTTGCGCGTGGCGCGCATCGCGAGCCTCGGGCTGGGCATGCTCGCCATCGTGCTGGGCCTGCTGTTCAAGGGGCAGAACGTGGCGTTCATGGTGGGCCTGGCGTTCGCCATCGCCGCGAGCGCCAACTTCCCCGCGCTGCTGCTGTCCATGGCGTGGAAGAACTTCACCACGCGCGGCGCGGTGGCGAGCATGCTGACGGGCTCGGTGAGCGCGGTGCTCCTCATCTTCCTGTCGCCCACGGTGCAGGTGGAGATGCTCGGCCGGCCCGAGGCCCTCTTCCCGCTGAAGAACCCGGGCCTGGTGACCATGCCCCTGGCCTTCCTGGTGGGCTGGGTGGTGTCGATTCTGTCGCCCGAGCCCGAGGCGGCCCAGCGCTTCGCCGAGGTGCGCCACCGCATGCACATGGGCAAGGAGGAGGACACCGTGGCCCCCGCGGCCCCGGCGGCGCCCGTGGTCCCCGCGACGCCCCACAACTGACGGGAGGAGGTGAGCCCTCCAGCAGAGAGGAGTTCCTCCTGGAGGGCTGTTTCCCAAAGCCCCCGTGGCTGGTCGCGGCGATCTGGGGCTTCAACTTCGTCGTCATAAGGAGGGCTGCCTCGCTGGTCATCCAGTCCCTCAGCAAGGGGTGACCGGGAAGCCGTTCGCCCCAGGCTCTCTTTCGGAGCACACTGGGGCCATGGCCATCGAGACACTCTCTTCGAAAGAGGTCTACCGGAACCGCTGGATGACCGTGCGCGAGGACGCCATCCGCAGACAGGACGGCACGAGCGGCATCTACGGTGTCGTCCACAAGCCGGACTTCACGCTCGTCATCCCCTACGAGAACGGCGCGTTCCACCTGGTGGAGCAGTACCGCTACCCCGTGAAGGGACGCTACCTGGAGTTCCCCCAGGGCTCCTGGGAGGAGCAGGCGGATGCGCCACCCGAGACCGTCGCCGCGGGCGAGCTCCAAGAGGAGACCGGGCTGGTCGCCGGACGCATGACGTACCTCGGGCACATCTTCAACGCCCCCGGATACTCGACGCAGGGCATGCACGTCTTCCTCGCCGAGGAGCTGTCCCCGGGCCCCCAGCGCCTGTCCGCCGAGGAGGGCGACCTCGTGGTCACCCGGGTCACCGTCGAGGAGTTCGAGGCGCTCGTCCTCGAGGGCCGCATCAAGGATGCATCCAGCATCTCGGCCTATGGCCTGCTGCGCATGAAGAAACGCCTGCCGTAACCCACCCCATCACTTCGCCAGGGCGCGCTCCCACGGTGGGTTGTCGCCGAAGCGTTCCGCGAGGAAGTCGACGAACGCGCGCACGCGCGGCGGCACCATGCGCCGCTGTGGCATGACCGCGTGGATGCCCGTCTCCGGAAGCGTGTAGCCCGGGAGCACCACCCGCAGCCGTCCCGCGCGCAGGTCGTCCGCGATGTGCCAGATGGAATGAATGGCGATGCCCTCGCCGGCGACGGCGGCATCACGCAGCAGCTCGCCGAAGTTGCTCTCCAGGCGTCCACGTACGCGCACGTCGACGCCACGGCCCGTGGCATCGAGCAGATGCCAGGTGTCCTGCCGTCCCTTCGCGCCGAACAGCAAGAGACAATCATGTGCCGCCAGATCGTCGGGCGAGCGCGGAGTACCGCGACGGCGAAGATAGGCAGGCGAGGCACATAGCACGCGCCGGTTGTTCGCGATGCGGCGCGCGACGAGGCTGGAGTCGCCGAGCGCGCCGATGCGAATCGCGAGATCAAAGCCCTCGCTCACCAGGTCCACGAACTGGTCGCTCAAGTGCACGCTCAGCCGCACCCGTGGATGCCGCGCCATGAACGCGGGCAGTAATGGCGAGACATGCATGCGCCCGAACGAGGCCGACGTCGCCACGCGCAACGTGCCCGCGACTTCCGCACCCGAGCGGCGCAGGCTGTCTCCCAAGGCTTCGAGGTCCTCGACCAACGGGCGCCCCTGCTCGGCGAGCAGCGCTCCTTCCAGCGTGGGATGCAGGCGGCGGGTCGTGCGATGCAGCAGGCGCACACCCAGGTCTCGCTCCAGGCGCTTCAAACGCAGGCTGGCCACCGCGACCGAGAGGTCGAGGCTCCTGGCGGCGGCACTGATCGAGCCCAGGTCGAGCACGCGCAGGAAGAGGTGGATGTCAGCGACGCGATCCATTCTCAAGATTCTATTGAGACTGAATCAAGATAGCGGCGGTTTTTGAAAAATATCCGCTTGCCTAGCTTCTCCGCATGACTCCCGCTCCATCCCCCACACGCCTGCCCCTGACGCTCTACGCCCTCACCGTCGGCGCATTCGGAATCGGCACGACGGAATTCGTGATCATGGGTCTCCTCCAGCAGGTCGCCGACGACCTGCACGTCGGCATCGCCACCGCTGGCCTGCTGATCTCGGGCTACGCGCTCGGGGTCTTCGTCGGCGCACCGCTGCTCACGCTCGCGACCGGCCGCATGCCGCGCAAGGCCGTGCTGGTCGCGCTGATGGGGGTGTTCACGCTCGGCAACCTCGCCTGCGCGCTGGCACCCGACTACACGCTGCTGATGATCGCACGCGTCGTCACGTCGCTGGCGCATGGCACCTTCTTCGGCGTGGGCTCCGTCGTGGCGACCAGCATGGTGGCGCCGGAACGCAAGGCCTCGGCGATCTCGATCATGTTCACCGGGCTGACCGTCGCGACGCTGCTGGGCGTGCCCACCGGCGCGCGGCTCGGGCTGGACTTCGGCTGGCGCGCGACATTCTGGGCCGTCACGGCGATCGGCCTCGTCGCCACCGGGGTGATCGCCTTGCTGGTGCCGCACACTCGCAACGACGATGCCACGCCCACGTCTCGCGCGATACTGAGCGCGATCGCGCGTCCGCAGGTGGTGCTCGGGCTCGTGATGACGGTGCTCGGCTTCGCTGGCGTGTTCGCGGTGTTCACCTATATCCAGCCCTTGCTCACGCGGATCTCCGGATTCACGCAAGGCGCGGTGTCGCCCATCCTGCTCGTGTTCGGCGGCGGCATGATCCTCGGCAACCTGCTCGGCGGACGCCTGGCCGACCATCGCCTGATGCCCGCGGTGTTCGGCACCCTGGCGGCGCTCGCGGGGGTGCTGTTCGCGATGACGTTCGCGCTGCGCGTCCCGATCGCCGCGATCGCCTTCGTTGGCGTGTTCGGTGCCGCGGCCTTCGCGACGGTGGCACCCCTGCAGATGCGCGTGCTGCGGAAGGCCGAGGGCGCGGGCCAGAGCCTGGCCTCGAGCCTCAACATCGCCGCGTTCAATCTCGGCAACGCGGTCGGCGCGTGGATGGGCGGCGTGGTGATCGACCATGGCCCCGGGCTCGGCGCGGTGACCTGGACGGCCGCGTTGTTGCCCCTCGCGGGCCTCGTGGTGGCGGCCTGGAGCCATGCGCTCGATGCGCGCGAAGGCGGCGCCGCGCTTCATGCCACGCCCCTGTCCACCACACCTGGCCGGGCGAACTGATCTTCTCCCACATCCCCATCATCGGAGGCATTCATGGAGTACCGCTTTCTCGGCGCGTCTGGCTTGAAGGTCCCGGCGCTCGGTTTCGGCGTCGGCACGTTCGGCGGCAAGGGCCCGTTGTTCAGCGCGTGGGGCAACACCGATGTCGCGCAGGCCACCCGCCTCATCGACATCTGCCTCGACGTCGGCGTGAACCTCTTCGACACCGCGGACGTCTATTCCGATGGCGCCTCCGAGTCGATCCTCGGCGCGGCGCTCAAGGGACGGCGCGACCGGGTGCTGCTGTCCACGAAAGTGTCACTGCGCGCGGGCGAGGCGCCCAATGACGTGGGTTCATCCCGGCACCATCTCATCGGCGCGGTCGACAAGGCCTTGCGGCGCCTGGGCACCGACTACATCGACCTGCTGCAACTGCACGCCTTCGATGCGATGACCCCGGTCGAGGAAACGCTGTCGACCCTGGATGGCCTCGTGCGCGCGGGCAAGCTGCGCTACCTCGGTGCGTCGAACTTCTCCGGATGGCAGCTCATGAAGTCGCTCGCGGTCGCCGATCGTCGCGGCTACTCGCGCTATGTCGCCAACCAGGCGTACTACTCGCTGATCGGACGTGACTACGAATGGGAACTGATGCCGCTCGGCATCGACCAGGGAATTGGCGCGGTGGTGTGGAGCCCGCTCGGTTGGGGACGGCTCACCGGGAAGATCCGCCGGGGCCAGCCCCCGCCCGAGGGCAGCCGGCTGCACGACACCGCCAGCTTCGCGCCTCCGGTCGACGAAGAGCGTCTGTATCGCGTCGTCGACGCGCTCGATGCGGTCGCGAAGGAGACGGGCAAGAGCGTGCCGCAGATCGCGTTGAACTGGTTGCTGCGGCGTCCCACCGTCTCCACGGTCCTCATCGGTGCGCGCAACGAGGAACAACTGCGCCAGAACCTCGGGGCGATCGGCTGGACCCTGACGCCCGAACAGCTCGCCCGGCTCGATGCCGCCAGCGCCGTCACCCCGCCCTACCCCTACTATCCTTATTGGAACGGGCAGTTCGC
This genomic window contains:
- a CDS encoding NUDIX domain-containing protein produces the protein MAIETLSSKEVYRNRWMTVREDAIRRQDGTSGIYGVVHKPDFTLVIPYENGAFHLVEQYRYPVKGRYLEFPQGSWEEQADAPPETVAAGELQEETGLVAGRMTYLGHIFNAPGYSTQGMHVFLAEELSPGPQRLSAEEGDLVVTRVTVEEFEALVLEGRIKDASSISAYGLLRMKKRLP
- a CDS encoding MFS transporter; amino-acid sequence: MTPAPSPTRLPLTLYALTVGAFGIGTTEFVIMGLLQQVADDLHVGIATAGLLISGYALGVFVGAPLLTLATGRMPRKAVLVALMGVFTLGNLACALAPDYTLLMIARVVTSLAHGTFFGVGSVVATSMVAPERKASAISIMFTGLTVATLLGVPTGARLGLDFGWRATFWAVTAIGLVATGVIALLVPHTRNDDATPTSRAILSAIARPQVVLGLVMTVLGFAGVFAVFTYIQPLLTRISGFTQGAVSPILLVFGGGMILGNLLGGRLADHRLMPAVFGTLAALAGVLFAMTFALRVPIAAIAFVGVFGAAAFATVAPLQMRVLRKAEGAGQSLASSLNIAAFNLGNAVGAWMGGVVIDHGPGLGAVTWTAALLPLAGLVVAAWSHALDAREGGAALHATPLSTTPGRAN
- a CDS encoding sodium:solute symporter family transporter, with the translated sequence MNQATTTIGQANTTAIIFFLAFVSLTLGITYWAARRTKTTSEFFAAGGGVSAVQNGFALAGDFMSAASFLGIAGLVALSGFDGLIYSVGWLVGWPVMTFLIAEPLRNLGKYTFADVVAYRLKQTPVRLAAAVGTLTVVSFYLIAQMVGAGNLIRMMFGLSYETAVLIVGGVMILYVLFGGMIATTWVQIVKAVLLLAGASALALMVLARFSYNPLLLFQEAVKQYGPETLAPGKLVSNPLETVSLGLALMFGTAGLPHILMRFYTVPDAKAARGSVFYATGLIGYFYLVTFILGFGASVIVGRSTITQVDKGGNMAATLLAEAVGGTPFLGFISAVAFATILAVVAGLTLSGAAALSHDLWTHVVRKGQSPEHEQLRVARIASLGLGMLAIVLGLLFKGQNVAFMVGLAFAIAASANFPALLLSMAWKNFTTRGAVASMLTGSVSAVLLIFLSPTVQVEMLGRPEALFPLKNPGLVTMPLAFLVGWVVSILSPEPEAAQRFAEVRHRMHMGKEEDTVAPAAPAAPVVPATPHN
- a CDS encoding aldo/keto reductase yields the protein MEYRFLGASGLKVPALGFGVGTFGGKGPLFSAWGNTDVAQATRLIDICLDVGVNLFDTADVYSDGASESILGAALKGRRDRVLLSTKVSLRAGEAPNDVGSSRHHLIGAVDKALRRLGTDYIDLLQLHAFDAMTPVEETLSTLDGLVRAGKLRYLGASNFSGWQLMKSLAVADRRGYSRYVANQAYYSLIGRDYEWELMPLGIDQGIGAVVWSPLGWGRLTGKIRRGQPPPEGSRLHDTASFAPPVDEERLYRVVDALDAVAKETGKSVPQIALNWLLRRPTVSTVLIGARNEEQLRQNLGAIGWTLTPEQLARLDAASAVTPPYPYYPYWNGQFAERGPIPI
- a CDS encoding LysR family transcriptional regulator, which translates into the protein MDRVADIHLFLRVLDLGSISAAARSLDLSVAVASLRLKRLERDLGVRLLHRTTRRLHPTLEGALLAEQGRPLVEDLEALGDSLRRSGAEVAGTLRVATSASFGRMHVSPLLPAFMARHPRVRLSVHLSDQFVDLVSEGFDLAIRIGALGDSSLVARRIANNRRVLCASPAYLRRRGTPRSPDDLAAHDCLLLFGAKGRQDTWHLLDATGRGVDVRVRGRLESNFGELLRDAAVAGEGIAIHSIWHIADDLRAGRLRVVLPGYTLPETGIHAVMPQRRMVPPRVRAFVDFLAERFGDNPPWERALAK